The nucleotide sequence CATCATGTTTGTTGTTTTGAGATATAGCAAGTTGAAAGTTTGGCTAAAtccataaataacattttagtgCAGACAACAaaccaaagttttttaatacaaaggtCATGTATCTATATACCGTTAAAAGTGAAGATGTAGgtaaaaaaaaacgctattataagataaaaatggTTGTATAGAAAAATATGCACTGAATAATGTTGCTTGGCATTTtttccccaaaaataaaagacattaGGTttgtttgtacttttattaaaacacacTGTCATCGACAAAAAATACTCTTAACCAAAAAGGTACTTTTCAAATAGGCCTATATTACCACAACATCTTCCTTTTGGTCGTCTACTTCAGCGGAAGACTGTAGGCCATTGTAATATCCATGGTGGATGGGAGGAATGTATTGCATCAAGGATTTGACATCatctaattttttcttattgattttgttgggcgcatttctttttaaatgtagTGCTTGAATAGAACTTCTTCCACGTTTCTTTAGGTTCAACACTAAAAACTCTTCGTTCATCAAGTGTTTGAGTTTCATTTGAAAAGGTTCTTCGCTGtcaaatttaaagcaaatagcTTTGGAAAATCGTGGAGGAGTAACACCATCTGTACAAAACTTGCTTTTTGTGTTAAAGTAGGTCTCTTGCACCCTAGACAAATCGAGGAAATCCTCACTCATCATGCATGTTACGATGAAGTTCAGTGTTTTGTTCCACACTTTGCTACTATCTCTCTCCATTGCCCAGGACTGTACACATTTTGGCAGTGCTTGGTATgatacttttctatttttgaaaagtCACGGTCTGATGGAAGATAAGTATGCCCAGTTATCAGGAAGTAATGTTCTATTGTTTCAAAACGTTTACTAGCTACAAGGTGTGACCAAAGCGCCATTAtgttccaatttttattttgtcctCTGCAGTTGTCGGTAAATATTACCAACTTCTTTGCGTGGACATTTGTTACTAATAAGTACTTTACAATACAGCTTCCTATTTCATCACTACCCCTTTTTCCAACTGATTCATCCCACATGAACATAAAACCTTGTCCAGAAGTGCAGTTATGGATACCTACGTTATAGGTCCACAGTTTCCTGCAGTAAAATGCAGGTCCACATGACAGTTTTGGTGTAGGGAGGGTATGTTGCTAAATAATTGGGATCGCTGTCACTGTCATCAAATTCTTCATACAAGTCTTCTAAGTTTTCATAATAATCTTTAAGATTTCTAACACATTTCCTCTTTCCCTCCATTTCTCATGAGGAGCTTGACACTGTCTTCCCCAAAACTTTGCAAACAACCAGTTGAGGTAATAAAATGCAATGCAAATACAGAGCAATCTAACGGCAATAATTGAAATCTAAACAGTGCTGCTTGTAATTTGTTCAATTTACTCATAGACAGCACTGCTAAATTTGGTTAGGCCAAAATGATGCTTGGCACTTTTTTCTCCCGATCCCTTCAATTATAAGATACTTCAacaattaaagcaaaaaaaaaacacaaatttatacTGCCTTCACAAACTCCACCCTACCAACGGTAAATATCCCAGCATCAGATATTATTCTCCCCCTTGCTGCTGAAACCACAGTCGCATCAAACACTTCTTGAATGTGTATAAGCTCAGAGTTCGCATATCACTTGGCAATTTACTATAAGATTTGTAAATGTGATAGCTGAAGCTTCTTTCAAATAGAGACGTTCGATGTTTTGGTGGATATATAGGTTGCTTAATCTCGTAACATATGGGTTTGTTGCCGGTttgaacttaatttttttatacagatatTCTGGCTTACATgagattataattttatggaaGAGACATAAGCTATGAAGGTCTCTTCTTTGTTTCATTGACAAccattttatatcttttagcTTATGAGTAACTCTATCAAATTTTCTAATACCATAAATATACCTCAGACAACTGTTTTGCACTCTCTGTATGCGGTTAGAAGTTACCACATCAACAGCCGGGTGGTAGAGTGGCGCCATATAATTAAACTGGGATAGAACAAAAGACTCACACAGTTGCTTTTTTAGATTCACCGTAAGATAGGCTCGAGGATAAAGTCCACGCAAATAAGAATAAGCATTTTTGATGTAATAGCCAATCTGCGATCTGTATCTAAAAGTATTATCTATTCTTAACCCTAAGCATTTGGATTCCTGAACTAAACTGATTATTTCACCATTCATTTGTATATTTAACACAGGTCTGCTACTAGCCCTGGCATTACCGAGACACATATACATGGATTTACTTGGGTTGATTTTCAATTGATAGTCAGCTGCCACACGATACATTCTATTTAACAGtaagataattatttaatagagAAATTGCACCTTCAGTAAAACCcaagcattttaaagtattaCATAATTTCACGTGATTTATAGTGTCGAAGGCCTTAGAAAAGTCCAAAAAAACAACTGCAGTATACTGTTCATTATCTGAAGCGCACAATATGTCATCAGTTAAGTTCAACATCGCTGTTGTACAACTATACCCAGGTCGGAATCCCGATTGTTCTTGTGGCAATAAACTATTTGATTCAACATAATTCATCATTTGCACTTTCATTACCTTCTCCATGACCTTCGACAACACAGGTAAAATACTAATAGGACGCAAATCCTTTAATTCTTTcggttcttttttttttaggataAGGAAGTACGACAGCTTGCTTCCACGATGTTGGAAAAACGTTTTCCGTGATGcagtaattaattatatgcGCCACATAAGGTAGTATAATTGGacaacatatttttaacatttcaacACTAATTCCGTCCACTCCACTAGCTGTTGACGATATAGAATTAATAATAGCTAAAAGTTCTGCCGTttcaattgttttaaaagagaaTTCTGACGATACATGACTGTTATGAATTTCATCATTTACAGGAGTAAACGAATTTGCAATATCCCTAAcactatttaaaaagaaattattaatttcttctgCATTTTGCAACTCATGCGGCAGCAAACCATCCttacttttattgatattcAACCTTTTCAAGCTATtccataataattttttattttgttggcTACTGACATACAAGAAATATGCTctcttttcatttcttattgCTGTGGTAGTATAACAGATTAACGTTTGAATaccatataaaattaatacaaaagaagttaaatGGTATAATCATCTAAAACGTAATGGTCAATATTTCAACAATGAAACgagattttctatttattatgCCTATGCTCACTCTTACTTTAATTATCTTTGCGCTTTTTGGAGTCACGCTCGTAAAAAAGACCTTGACAAGCTACAagtaatacaaaataaaaataaatcaaaaataataagataataagAACTAACCAAAATATTCACATCTTGCCCCTTGCAAGAAACATTGGGAGAAGAAGTGTTAAAGCAGCAGCGGCGGAGTGGTTTAATGATTTACCACAACGGGTGAAGAATCAGAATGGTCTGGACTCCTTTGCGGGAGAAGCAAGGACTTATTACCTTAATCTTAGGTTAAACTGATTTCGAAATGTCTTCTTCTTGcgttattgttatattttagtGTTTATTACCTGTTATGAACTCTTATGTCTTTTTGGGAatgaacaataaattaaaaaaaaaaaaagtatctaGAACGCGTTGCGAGTATTTCACGATTGCTCACAACACATTGTGGCTATTCAATGTTTACCCACAATCGATTGCTTTCAAACATACAATGTAGCAGACGAAGACACCAATGAAAATTTATCACCAGTTTTGGTAATGGAAGAACATCGCAGAGTTTGTCCAATCTGCAATGACAAATATAGTGAAGAAGCATCTTGCTTTGAGTGCGCTGAACTTTTTCATTTACGATGTGCTTCTAAACCTTTATGTCACCTTTGTGCTAATAAAAAAGTGattatactctattttttaattcggaggagtgttttcaaattgaagcagCAAAAAGAAGTGTTGCTATTGGTCAACCctagggctaaacccgaatgattctaggtcttgtgttaattccagtgatagtgttagtgtaaaactagaataacTTTCATatcatatacatatattttagttttgatattagaactaacactagacctcatcgaatcattcggctttagaagtcttaagagacgtacagCTAAATCAGAATATTTCTATAACTataatcattcgggtttagccgtacgtctcaaaagacggctaaagccgaatgattctagttttagatttagtgttagttttagttcaataaaaatgtacaacaatctaatgttgaataataattaaaactagaactaacactagacctagaactagaatcattcggctttagccgtcttaagagacgtacggctaaacccgaatgtttctagttctaggtctagtgttagttttaattctagcaccaaaactaacactagatctagaactagaaacattcgggtttagccgtacgtctgttaagacggctaaccccgaatgattctagttctagatctagtgttagttttagcatttttattgaactaaaactaacactagatctagcaCCAAAACTatcattagacctagaactagaatcattcggctttagccgtcttaagagacgtacggctaaacccgaatgtttctagttctaggtctagtgttagttttaattctagcaccaaaactaacactagatctagaactagaaacattcgggtttagccgtacgtctgttaagacggctaaccccgaatgattctagttctagatctagtgttagttttagcatttttattgaactaatactaacactagatctagcaCCAAAACTatcattagacctagaactagaatcattcggctttagccgtcttaagagacgtacggctaaacccgaatgtttctagttctaggtctagtgttagttttaattctagcaccaaaactaacactagatctagaactagaaacattcgggtttagccgtacgtctgttaagacggctaaccccgaatgattctagttctagatctagtgttagttttagcatttttattgaactaatactaacactagatctagcaCCAAAACTatcattagacctagaactagaatcattcggctttagccgtcttaagagacgtacggctaaacccgaatgtttctagttctaggtctagtgttagttttaattctaGCACCAAAACTatcattagacctagaactagaatcattcggctttagccgtcttaagagacgtacggctaaacccgaatgtttctagttctaggtacaTTATAGATATtaagcaattcaaattaagaATGTGggtaaatattgaataatattaatatttataaagattttggcttaaaaattatttatttcattataaagtaaatttttccccaacattttcaatttgttCAATAATATAATCCATATCTTCGTAATTTCTCGGCGGATGACACGTTACAactaatctaaaaaaattacaaagtcCTTTTGAAGCCATGGGGGTGTAACTTATCATTAAATCTCCTGAAAGAACTAATTTGCTTTTAATAGATGGTGCGACTAAATTTAGCTTCAATTTCCACTCGTCGTCTTCAGTAACGTTTCGTAAAATTTTCGGAATATAAAAGAAGCAAATTGAAGTTGTATCAACGTTTTCGTTAATCAGTCTAAATCCTTCTTTATTTTGAATggagtttttaaaataattggaacAATCAACAGCGGTGTCGACCAATTTTTCTAATCCTTGGTCGCCTCGTAATTTCCAAGTTGTCCAAAGTTTAAAAGCGTCGACTTTTCTCCCACACTGTATGCTTTTATCGCCAGTGTCGAAGCTTGTATCGTACATTTTGTCgctttgaaataaatatttagcaGAAGCGGAGTTGCAATCcatcaataaatttgaatGTTTTGTTAGAAATAATGAACATTGAAGGGGGACCCCTAACATTTTATGTGAATTCCATACTAATGAATCCACATTTTGGATGTTTTTAAGTTTCGATTTGTGGTTTTTCGATAATAAGAGTATTCCTCCGTATGAtgccttaaaaaaattttttgagcattaaaatatttttgattgtttCTAAATTACATCAACATGCATCCAGATGTTATATTGTTTACAAATTTCTTGGATTTTATCAATTGGGTCGATTGCCCCATAAATGGTGGTTCCAGCGGTGGCTATAACGACAAGTTTATCTTCACTTTCagaacaatttaaaatattctctTCGAGATCTTTAACACACATCCTTCCGTTTTTatccgttttaatttttttaacattttcagttCCGAACCCCAACCAATTCGCCGACTTTGTTATGGAATAGTGCCCCTAAATCAATTctttattacaaacaaatCAGATTTATCATCAACCTTTACCTCTTCAGaaacgaaaattattaattttttacatccAAATAaccctttttcttttatttccgGGTACTTTAAGTATCTCGCTAACATGATACCGTACATATTAGCTATGCTACCCCCAGGGCAAAAAATGccatcataatttttataaccgaCGACGtttgcaaattttttaatcacttCTTGTTCGattaaagtaaaaacgggGGAAACTTCAAAAGTGTGTTGATTTGTATTTAAAGATTCGGCTAATAAAGTTCCAGCGAAACCATAAAGATCAACACCGCCATAAAGTTGATTATAAAAGTGTTTGTGACACGTTTTTACgctgtaattaattatttttttgatttcttgtagaaaattttctttcgaTCGTGTTGGTTCGcctaaatttaaatctaataaaccatcctaaaaattaaaaacattaaataaataaataaattaatacatttcgtTACCAATAATTCATGAGGAtgcttaaaatttatcaccGGGCTATTTTCCGGGATTAATACTCCTTCGATTTCGAtgatatcaaatatttttttaacgtaCTCCAAAGCATCTTTTCGATCCATCGTTTTAAAGCGAACTAACACTACTTAAAAGAGGCAATACGGAACGTACCGTTagctttattttaaacttactgacctaaaaaaatcgttttatttcgCTTAAATTtgcttattaaaataatttattttttatgcttttttaaaacaatgttttaatttttaataatttctgattcgatttttaaacaaaaaaatgaaagattttGATCTGATTCAACTTGTGCAAATAGATATCCCAGCGGATTATATCTTAATAAGTCAAAGTTGGTTCTAATAAGACTACAACCAAAGAGAACCTCTATAGAAATGCCAAAAACTCTCCCATTGGAAACTAGATTCGAAAATATCCTTGTTGGAAAAAATATACTTTGCTgttatacatatacagggtgttccggtgactcggggcataaaattaacctcatatagtagagcaaaaatgatgacgattcgtgaaaaaaaattattataaaagtcttcaaatggccaagatatgggccatcaaagttcagaaattttaacacatttttctaaatattttcaataccatttatggtagagcgttgaaatttggtacagggtaaacaaatatcaagcaaaatcattgaaccaattttgatcGGGCGGCGACAACcattatacaggctgtccctaaaatttgtttgcccagaacttttttgttcgctcgtaaccttacatttatttttgtactttttaatagaaaatttattttagaaacttttatcactctttgaaaattttgataacattgactgttttcgagttatacgcgaaaatattaagaatatattaattatgtcGTTTAAACACAAACGATAGTTCTGTTagttagttattattaattttaagtgttcaaaatggagagttacacatttagtgaacaaactgacatgattttgacattaggGCAATGTCAATGCATATTGCAGTCGCAGTGGGCAATTGGCCAGTCTGCGCATTTGGCATATTGCCAAATAATGCAgcacaaaatccaaattgatgatcAGTTCTAAAGATGAATCATCACTGAGAAATTTACATAGTTGGGCAgacgaaaatttaatttttttaagaaaacttggaaATCACACTGGAGATTTTCTCATAACGTTTGGGCTGGCATTGTGGGCGACGTAATTATTGGACCCGTTTTCTTACCATCAAGGCTGGATGGACATACATACAGGCGACATTTAGAGAAAttagatgatttttgagatgaTGTTCTTTTAAACACAAGGCAAGCAATGTGGTATATGCATGATGGTGCTCCTGCGCATAAAACACAGGCTGTCCAAGAATTTCTGAGGAAACGTTTTCCGGGACGGTGGATTGAACGAGGAGTAGGTGCACCCATAAGTTGGCCCCCCGATCGCCGGATCTTACACCTGTAGATTTTTGTTTATGGGAACGCGTTAAATCGCTAGTTTACTGCGTTGAAATAACTTCACTTGATCAACTGAGGTTGCGAattgttgattcatttgatCAACTTCGAACTGAGATCAATGGTCTCCGCAGAGtgcgctttaatttaagacggcGATATCAGGCAGTGTTTTTGAACATctgctttagtatttttttcttcttttttatttattactatttgtttataattttattgttcttgttaatatttgtgttagaatttttgttatgttcttgtttgttgttaccgtgaaaattaaatttatcgttttggaaattacattcttttattcaactaaaataaattaacgctGGATTTAACTAAATCTGCACTTagaaatttatgcaaataatGGTTATTAGCTCAGTTCGTTTTTCAATTGTCATCGCCAACTCAGATCTTACGGaatatgtttccttttttttgtttgttacgattgaaatcaaagcttaacatttttgcgtataactcgaaaacggtcaatgttatcaaaattttcaaagagtgataaaagtttctaaaataaattttctattaaaaagtacaaaaataaatgtagggttacgagcgaacaaaaaagttctgagcaaacaaattttagggacagcctgtatagcatggttgtCGCCGCCCAATCAAAGTGAAAATTAgtttaatgattttgcttgatatttgtttaccctgtaccaaatttcaacgctctatcataaatgatattgaaaatatttagaaaaatgtgttaaaatttctgaactttgatggcccatatcttggccatttgaagacttttataataattttttttcacgaatcgtcatcatttttgctctagtatatgatgttaattttatgccccgagtcaccggaacaccctgtatactgaATTTATAACTTGCTACATCCAGCATCTGGCCGATCCAATCTTTCTTGcggtaaattattttgaatataaagAAGTGAGATTTTGTGTTTAGTTGTCGAATTGTTCTGGGGTAAGCTAGTAAGGAGTTTGAAATGATGCGGAAGTCCATTGGACCATCTGGAAGCTGCATACGTCATTAGTAGAATAGAGtagtataaaatttttgagtcTTAGGTTGCTATTGCGAAAGATGAGATATTATTAGACACTCCTGATGTAATTGGTTTGGTTATGGATAAGGTAGAACTAAGTTTAACTTGGATTTTGCGGGAGGAAAGGATTTATTGAGTTTATATAATTGGAagcaaaattcatttttagtgATGACTACCAATAAGGACTATCTTCAAGTCTCTTTGCCAAGGAGTCTTAATGATCTGGGCTACACTTTTGCTGAGCTTTGTACTTGATTTTCCGCTTGTACCGGACATGAATTAAGTCAACTTttgcaatttaattaaataatttgctttattaataataactcatTCGATCTTTCtacaagaattaaaatttgatatcgAATATATTCTGGGAGTatgaatttaatgatttttattatatttaatctaaagaaaaattaaaacaatgtaTTTAACATTGTATTAATAAAGTGTGATTTAACAAGTTTCTTATCTAAAATAGTGCTTGTTTGCAATTCATCCGAATAAATAAACGTTAATAATATTCGACGTTCCCGTCACATTAAATCTGACCCTCAAGATCAATTgcaattatttttctattaaccGTAATGATAAGCAATGTCAAAAACGCAAATAACATGTTCAAACAACACTCTCAAAaacaaatctttattaaataataagtcAAATATACTAACCTTTCCCCGTTTTCTCTTAATGTTCAGAAAAGCCACAAAATGAATGGGtttaaaacgaatttaatCACTTTTGATGTTgtacgaaaatttttttaagtaatattagaaaaaagatGTAATTGAAGTTGCCTAAGTTAGACGAAAATTTtcgttacatttttcattctAACCGAAATCGAACAACCGTTGATATATCTATCTTTTTCTTATACATAACTAATACATAGTCTGTCTTTAAGCCAGTGGCGTTTCGCTCGACTTAACCTGTAATTGGCGGCCGACCCGCTGTGAACATTGTTATTGTGATGTCATTCTAAATTAATACTTCGTCTGTTTCGGTTAGATCTTGTTGAATATGAACGAATCTTCATGAAAAACATGCGGATACCAACCAGGCCAGCCCCTTCTATTGAAGAGGCTCGTCGAAACAAAAATAACCAACAACAAAAGTAAGTATATCTTGATATAATCAATATATATCACACCTACCTAAAACATCAATACACCAAAATAATCCTTTTTATAGAAATACtcaaatgcaaaaaaatatcaaaaagaaacCGCCACCACGTCCGCCGCCACctgatttatcaaaaattcaaaaaagtaAATCAACATgggttttaaatcaaaaagatgATGATTGTATGATCGAGTGGAGCCCACCGTGTTCTCCAAAAACAAGTCGTTTAGTTAGTGGAAGTATATCAAGTTCTTTTAATAGTAGCACCAGTAGTTTGGCTtcaagtaaaaaaagtttcgaCATGGAATCATCCCCTTTTAACATAAGCCCATGGAATAGTGGCCTTCAAACCTCCGCTCAAATCAATATGCCTACCATAATCAGGGCTCAACCACCAAAAAAATCAGCCAAAGCAAGTGTTAAAGTGCCTTCGATAGTTCCTGGAACTTCTAGAATGCCTAATTCGAATTATTCACCACCAATGCCTACAATACCACCACCAAGTCCTCCAAAAGATGTTTCTGATGGAATTGTACCCTTCGGATTGGCTTTGTTTAATTATGCTGGTAATCATCCTGATGATCTTCCTTTACAGGtatattatacttttttttatcatattttctaCCTTTCTATAAATAGAggttattcattaattaaaattcatttcaaattATAGTGGTAATGAGTTATAAGTCATccaaatttcacaaaaatcctagtcaaaaaaaattatcaatgttATTCCAGATAAGAATTATCAATCAAAATcgataataaacattattatctttaaattaacatttaattataaacaaatcataaatacaataaaatttcgaTATAATGGATTTCATATCATGTAGatatattttagttttgatgctagaactaacactagaactagaatcattcgaggtCAGCCATTTTAAgagagtgttagttctacttttagttctagcaccaaaactaacactagaccttgaactaaaatcattcggctttagccgtcttaagagacgtgcggctaaacccgaatgtttctagttcttggtctagtgttagttttagttctagcaccaaagtcctagaactagaatcattcggctttagccgtcttaaaagacgtgcggctaaacccgaatgtttctagttctaggtctagtgttggttttagttctagcaccaaaactaacactagatctagaactagaaacattcgggattagccatacgtctcttaagacggctaatcccgaatgattctagttctagatctagtgttaattttagttcaataataatataaacctagacctagaactagaaaatttcTTCAGAcgcactgctaaacccgaatatttctagttctaggtctagttctagttttagttctagcaccaaaactaacattaaacctagaactagaatcattcggctttagccgtcttaagagacgtacggctaaacccgaatgtttctagttctaggtttagtgtt is from Onthophagus taurus isolate NC chromosome 8, IU_Otau_3.0, whole genome shotgun sequence and encodes:
- the LOC111425389 gene encoding glutamate decarboxylase 1-like; translated protein: MDRKDALEYVKKIFDIIEIEGVLIPENSPVINFKHPHELLDGLLDLNLGEPTRSKENFLQEIKKIINYSVKTCHKHFYNQLYGGVDLYGFAGTLLAESLNTNQHTFEVSPVFTLIEQEVIKKFANVVGYKNYDGIFCPGGSIANMYGIMLARYLKYPEIKEKGLFGCKKLIIFVSEEGHYSITKSANWLGFGTENVKKIKTDKNGRMCVKDLEENILNCSESEDKLVVIATAGTTIYGAIDPIDKIQEICKQYNIWMHVDASYGGILLLSKNHKSKLKNIQNVDSLVWNSHKMLGVPLQCSLFLTKHSNLLMDCNSASAKYLFQSDKMYDTSFDTGDKSIQCGRKVDAFKLWTTWKLRGDQGLEKLVDTAVDCSNYFKNSIQNKEGFRLINENVDTTSICFFYIPKILRNVTEDDEWKLKLNLVAPSIKSKLVLSGDLMISYTPMASKGLCNFFRLVVTCHPPRNYEDMDYIIEQIENVGEKFTL
- the LOC111425390 gene encoding uncharacterized protein B0303.7 gives rise to the protein MKNMRIPTRPAPSIEEARRNKNNQQQKNTQMQKNIKKKPPPRPPPPDLSKIQKSKSTWVLNQKDDDCMIEWSPPCSPKTSRLVSGSISSSFNSSTSSLASSKKSFDMESSPFNISPWNSGLQTSAQINMPTIIRAQPPKKSAKASVKVPSIVPGTSRMPNSNYSPPMPTIPPPSPPKDVSDGIVPFGLALFNYAGNHPDDLPLQENDIVYLIKRLDKDWLYGKVGDREGMFPRSFIEIKIPLTDEEDVVTALYEFVPQMVGDLALKPGQTIKVLRRVSDEWLLGESDGIRGQFPANFIDRIPLGI